From the genome of Kluyveromyces lactis strain NRRL Y-1140 chromosome F complete sequence:
TATTTGCTCTGCTGCGTCTTCAGTACTTTCctcttttccttcttcatcttcgttaATTTCGATTCCAACTGGAATGCATGAATTGGTAATGATAGGTCGACTTCGGCTTAGTTTAGAGTATTTTAATCCAGGAATTGACGGTAACGAAATGAGATCTTGAGGAAGTTTCCCCGACTTCCTCTTCGCAAGTTCTAATTTTTGTGATGTCAACATGAATTGTATCCAGTCATCCATATCCCCGTTGTTTATCATTGCTTCCACCAATTCTGTCTCATCATCTCCATCGTTAGGCTTTTTGTCCGATGTATTCAGCTGGTTGATATACTCCGGAATCATTGACAATGGTTTACTAGTTTTATCACCAACTTTCAACAGGTCTGGACTTGGGGTACTGATAACTCGTGCTTCTGTTGTTGCGGGATCTTGAAGTAACCATCTTTTAAACTGTTGCATACCTTCATCGCCTGCCACGGACGGGTTTTCATCGTAAACATCCAGTAGGTTCATTGGTTTAAATACGCCGATATTGAGCATTCCTTGGGTAATATCTTGAAGGGAcacttcttcatctaaaTCACGGCGATCCAGAGTAAGTTTCCgtatttcttgaatcatcAGTTCTAGATATCTCACATATAAATCAGTAAAAAGATTAACTGTCCCCATTTTGGCTCTATCGAAGCCATGTGCCCTTAAAAGGtgtatcattgaaattcGCAGCAGCGAAAAGTAAAAACTTTCATCAGTGGTCATAATTGTGAGGAGCTGAGTAAAGCAATAACACTTTGCTTGCTCAATGCTTAGAGCGTAGAATATACAAAATACTGCAAAGTCTTTGCAATTGGCCGGTATTTAACTTATGATAAATAAATCAAAGTAAATACTGCTTAGTAAATCAATCAGTGTCCTCGAAGCTCAGTACTGGTTGCATTCTGCATCGAACGAACCCCACAATAGACAGTTTTCGTTAATGTATAGTATTTGCATGGCTAACCTACTTATCAGACAGTAAAAGTTACAAGTTCCTTCTGTGTTTTCCATTACCCGGAAacaaatcacgtgataagAGATTCGATCAAACACTTGCTGTTTGGCGTTACTGGAGCATAAATCCGTattcaatgatatcaacaGGCTTTCATTGCCATGGAGCTTTTTACATGGACAGCTTTACAAGACATCCAAAGAAGGCTACTGATTCTAATTACAGGAATGGGCAATGGTTGAGAGCTGAATTCTGCCTCTCTCGAGCGCAGTTCCTATTTGTCCTATATCTTGTCAACTGcaaatttggaattttcGCGTACCGCCAAACCAGCACTTCCCTCCTGAGACAGTAAACCATTGCATCAGTACTGAATAACACGAATAGCATACCCTGGAAGTaaccaagaagaaaaacataAACAACATGGTTAACTTATCTCTATACACAGTTAAAGCTGTGTTGATTTTGGATGgagaaggaagaagacTTTACTCGAAATACTTCCATCCACCACACGAAGAAATTTCTGCAGATTCTCTTGCATCCAGCTTAAAGAAGCAAAAAGAGTTCGAATCTAACCTATTTGCTAAAACTCATGGGCAGAATTCAGACATTATGATATCAGACGATCTATTAGTTATTTACAGAGAATATGTCGATGTTTCGATATATCTGATCGGTGCAATCGACGAAAACGAAATTGTTTTGCAAGAAGCATTCAACGGGTTCAAAGATTCCCTAGAATTGATATTGGATACAGGTATTGACAAGAGGAGTGTTCAGGAACATTATGACATGGTGGTTCTagcaattgatgaattgattgatGATGGTATTATCTTAGAAACTGATCCAGCCACAATTGCCTCTAGAGTGACGAAACCGCCTTCAAAGGATATCCCATTGAATatagaattgaatgaaaagGGTTTGCTAAGCGCGTGGGGCTTTGCCAAGAGTAAATTGGCTGAAAGATTACAGCAGGGCTTGTAAGCTTCTCCTCATTTTCcagatttcttttataaTCAGACACATATGTTTACCATCGATATGTAAATACTGTGTGAATGTCTTTGCCTCTTCTAATAAAGATGAAACTAAgataaatataaatatgaaataCAGTACTTTCACTTTATATGCTAATTAGTTGATTTTAATATGACAGCGTGAAAACTATTCGATTGGTCAAACATATCTCTGAATGATAAGAATTTGCTTGATATTTTTTGTCATCATTTTTTAGACTTCTTACCTTTCGCCATTGATTGCTTTGATTTATGTGATCTGCCTGAGGATGCTTTGTCGTTTCCACCTGGGATggaaatcttcaatttatcAGAACAAATAATAGGAACGACATCCAAAGTTTTGATTAGCTTTATTGTTTCATGTTCTCTTGGCCAATCTAAGTCTTTATCGTACTCCGAACTGTCGACAGTTCTATTCAAGAAGTAATGTAGAGTTTCATTAATAGATTTGCTCTTCTTTGCAGTGCCAGGCTGTATTTTGACTTTATACTTATTTTTAGTTAAAGCAGCCCAGGGGGCATAGACAGGGATAACGTCAGCtattttatcatctttggaaataccggttttcaattgattcaaaaattttggaatatCAACTTCGACCTTTTCTGATTTGTTAAACTGCAAGATGCGAGTTTGCTCTTGGTTTTTACGTATCCGCTTTTTAAACTCCCTCTTTTCGGCTCTTTCCAtctcttcaagttttttTTGCTTCTCTCTTTCAATACCTTTTAATGTTCCAAGTGCTTCTAGTCTCAataatctttcttcttcatcttggTCAAAGTACttcttttggatttttttcaatttcccTCTCTTACCACGAACCGCTGTATTcatattttcaacaattgaagTAGCTATAGTCTTACTCTCATCAAAATCCTCTTCACCTTTGGATAAATCACTATTTGAGAGTTTCTCGTACCCATCAGTGGCCTCTTCTCCTGCTAAAGCCACTTCATCGAAATTGTTGACATCGAACCCTAGatcattaatttcttttgaaataaCGTTTACATTATTATCAATTTGGTCGACTGGGTTTGTTTCCGGCTGAGAAGTATGACTTGTATCATCGTCAGATGCTTCTAAGTCACTATTTTGTTCATACTCACCCTCTTTTTCCTCGCTATCCTCTGTCTTTACTTTCCACACAAGTCCTAATCCCATCACTAATTGTGCTGGTGGCAACATGTTTTTAGCTTTAGGTTGTTTCATTCTAAATGATCCAACTGGAAGAACACTGCCATCAATGTCGTCAAATTTCGTTACATTTTTAGCGAAACACCACCAAGGAGAGGATGCAATCTTTTTTGACCATGCATCACTTGCAGAATTTGCAAAAGTACCAGCTTGCATTAGTGTGTTTGGTGGTACTTCAGTCTTCTGAGGGTTCAAAATCCAAGCCTTCACGTCAAATGCATTGGTGACCATAATGTCATCGTCATTAACATACTTTGCATAAAGTTGATCAGTTTCGACGGGACTCTTACCCATCAGTACGAGAAAACTTTCGCTAGAAATAAACCAGTAATATTTTTCGAAAAAATATGGAGTTCTAATTGCTTTCAAGATATCATGAGATTCCTTTGACTTCTTTTGTAGATCTTTTTCGATCTTTTGCTGGATACTTTTTAAAGCCTTTTCAGCATTCTTctcaacttttttttgtttctctgATGTCGCCTTTTTGGCGTTGAAATAACTGGAGGCGTTTGCAAATGCCGATAAAGATAAATCGACTGTCAGCAGAACAGTTTCCCGTTTCTCTGATGTTATCTTGGATTTTCTTCTACTTTGCTGTTTACTTTTGGATGAAGTtagttcttcaaaatcagaatcagaataATCCGATGAGACAGAGGAATCTGATTGGTTAACATCACTTTCGTTTGATGAATAATCAGCTTCTGACTGATGATGTTCAGTAGAATCATCCTCGCTGTACCCATCTTTTGGTAATTCAATGGtaattttattatttggTAAATCCATTGGCAGCTTAATGATCCGAGCAATCTTGTTGCCTTTCCGCTGCTCGTTTGCTATTAAAGTTTCCATACTTTGCCAGTCCATTTGTTGGTCCAATAAGCTTTTAACTGCATTCTTGGCCTCTTCTACTAAATTTGCATTAGCTATCAAaatgtttcctttttcttcgttagTTTGTTGTGCATGTAATAACGATTTTATAATAGTTTCATTGTTATTCTTTGCCtcatccaattttttttgagcCTGGAAATCCTGATTTTGGATACGGCTAGCATATTTGTTTGATTCTATTGTAGAAAAGAATGTGTCTACGGTATTATTGTACATTCCGCCGATTTCGATAATTTTGACGTCAGTGGAATCTCCTACAAAGGGTTTGAAGGGATggaaatttgaaaaagtgTATTCAAGTTCCGGCTTGTCTCTTAAAGGATCGTACAGTTTGTTCTTATGAGCCACTATATAACCTATTCTTGTTGACGTAGTCGAGATCAATTTATTTGCTTGAACTTCTAATGAGGACATTAAGTCAACAAGCACAGAGACATTGTGTTTAAACTCAAGAcacgaagaagatggatcAATACCAATAGCTTTCAACGagttttgaatcaaatcacTTGATAAATGTGGAGCATGAACAAATaaaagtttttgaatagACGGAACAGATGCTTTTCCCTTGAGTTTACCTTTTTTAGCCTCTCCGGGCACAATTGTGCTTTTGGCTTTAACGTCGGCTTCTTTCAACCAATCTGCTATTTCATTTTCGAAATATTCCTTAGGATCAGGAACCGTAGTTGAAGTTTGGTTAATTTCTGCAAAGTTGGCCATGTCATAAAATTCACCAACTTTCATCGAATAATCATCGACAACTCTCTGTAGTAAAAGAATTTTTTGGTCAGCATCCAATAAAAGCACATTTCCGGCACTGAAAAATTCTAAAACAAGGTAGTACTTACCATCAGCAAAAGTAAACACAATTATTCTGTCATTTGGGATCTGCTTAACTGCCGTCAATcgtttttctttcaaatacgATCTcaatttggaaacaaaCCACGAAGGAGTCGGGGGAATCGGCCTGGTAAAGTCAGTAGTATGAACTCGCAATCCGCAATCAATGACAACGTTTAACTTGGAATCGGGTTTTCCAAACTTTAATAAGAATTGCCTGTTTGAGTCAGCAATGTTATAGATATTTCTTAAGCGAAATCCTACAATTTGATTCTCCAACTCTTTGGATATCAGTTGCAAATCTAACGAACTCAATctctgtttcattttctagtatcaaatccaagattATAGTTTAGATATTTCGTACTCTCCAAGTTGCAGTTAAGTCCACTTTACCAGTCTGAgttgattcttttcgaGCACTATACTTGATTCAGATCTTCATACAAATCAGTATTTTCACTGCTAATCAGATTAAAATTATTAGAACTTGGTCACTGCTATTAGATCAGATATCTTTTATTACTTAGGTTTAAGACTAAACTGCTAAGCTGATATATTTTCCAGATAGCTGTACCTAGGATGTTAGTAGTATATGTCATCTTTGTCTATTCGCAATCACTTTATATATGCTGCTAAtgaaggaaagaaagactACGTACGAGTTTGTATTGGAACTTTCTAAACTACCatgttgaaaaatgtcaaatatttgaaatcacATGACCtgaatttcaaattttgaacTAGAAATCCTTAATATGTATATCATCTTGCACGgtgaaatttttcatcaaacaaCAACCCAAAAATGTAATTCACTTAACAAGCAAAGTAGTTTCTATGCTCAAAAATAAGTGATCAGAGATATTCAGAGACCGTTTGTTGGAAGATTGCTTGAACGAAACGCAGGCAGGTAGCGACTTAAATCACATTACTTGTGTTTTTAAGAGAATATAATAGGATTTGTCGACAATTCTGATCTAGAAATCGATTTTTGCCCAATTAGTATAGGAGTCCTTATATTCCTGAATCACTGAACGATGTCATTCTTCGGTTTTGACGCCACGGGCCGAAAACCTCGTGAGAGGAAACAGCAAGGCGAGGAGGATTCTTTAGATTTCGAAGAAACGTATCAAGGCTTGGGTGATTATGAGCCAGAGGAAGATGATTTGCTCAATGATGAAACTTTTGGTACTGGAGCGGATCTGGGTAcagattttgattttggttACGGTAAAGGGGAGCTTGGCGCTGGTTCAGGTTCTGGTAGGGCACCAGCACCAGCTCCTGTTTCTTATGCATCTATTGCAAATGCCAAAATGAACAGACAAGCAGACTGTAAACCTGGTTTCGAACAATCGCTGGACATGCAACCTATGGAATCTTTATGGGGTAACAGCTCCGGTAATCAGCAACAACAGGTGCAACCTCAAGCCCCTACACAATTCCAAGCCCCACCACAGGTTCAACAGCAAGGTGCACCTAATGTGGAAGGATTGGCCATTCAATCTTTAGACAGACAACAACAGATGGCTATGCCGCCTCAACCTGGATTCTATGGTATGCAACCTCCGCAGAACCCTGGCTACGGCTTTATTCCACAAGGGTTCCCTCAAGGTCAATACCAGCAATTCCCTGGGCAAAATATTCCCCCTGTTATCCCTAATCAATTCGGTAATGCCGGATTTCCTAATCAACCTGTTAACCCTCAGGAACAATTCCAACAAGTACCACCGATAATGTACAATCAAACACAAGGAAACATTGCACATCATATGCAACATCCGCAGATGGCTATGCCACCAATGCAAAATCAACCTCCTGTTCAGCCCCAGCAGCCCCACCAACAGCAGTTACCTCCCCAATACTTGCCTCAACAACACCAACAAGATCAGCAgcaccaacaacaacaccAACAGCAACAAGTGTTCCAACAGCCTCACTCCGTTGACACTGCTGCTAGAACCCAAGCTGTCCGTTCTACTCAAGATTATGAGCATTCTAACTCTCCAACACCTGTGCCAACAGAATCAGAGCAGGTGCCAACTCCACCTCATACACCTAGAGAGTATCGCCGTGGTCCAAGGAGGTTTGGCACCCAAGATCCTTTgactgatgaagaattgagaCGTCTTCAAATCAGACAATCGAAGGTTGACAAAATTCTCAGACACTCTGGTGTAATGACTCCAAGAGACAAGGATTTTATCACCAGGTATCAGTTATCTCAAATTGTCACTGATGATCCCTACAATGAGGATTTCTACTTCCAAGTTTataaaatcattcaaagGGGTGTCACTCCATCTGAATCTAATAAGGATTCTATTGCTAAAGCATATTTAGAGCACTCGGGTCACAGATTAGGAGGTCGTTACAAGAGAACTGACGTCGCGTTACAGAGAATGCAATCTCAGGTCGAGAAGGCTGTTACCGTTGCGAAAGAAAGACCACAGAAAAGTAAGGGTGGGTTGGATAATGCCAAAGAGGGTGTCTTGGGTAAAATCTCAGCTACTAGGAACTCAAAAGCTCCAAGAAAGCAATTACAAATCCCAACTCACAAAGAGGATTCTCCAGCGTTGTCTTCTCAATCAAGCTCAGCCCTAGATGAGGTGTCTGAATCTTTGCAAGGCGTGGATATCAATGccaaaagaagaagatcatcTTATGCTTTGAGTTCTTCAGTGGACCATCGTACAGTTTTATCCCGTTCTGGTGGCCGTAAGTTCATTTTATCATTGATTGAAACTGTTTACGAAGAAGTGCTTGAACTAGAAGCTCAATTGAGATCCGGTCAACAGCCGGACAGTTCAAAATTATGGGAGGCGCTACACGTTGAGGACCACGGTTTTGACGTTTCTCCCTTCATTTCCATCTTATCTTTCGACAAAGGTATCAAGATTATGCCACGTATTATGAATTTCTTGTcaagagaagagaagattAAGCTTTTCAACTGCTTCTTCAAGGAACTTTCTCATTTGAATGTCATTGTCATATCATCGTACAAGACTACTCCACTTCCTACTAAAGATcaactgaagaagatggaatTGTTCCAATCTGTGTTTTTGAAGATCATTGTTTCGTTCTTATCCAGTTCAGCAGAGTTTTTGGAGGTAATGAGTCTACTAATAAATGTCATTCAGAATAATAACGTTTCTTTCATCACCACATCGCGTATcggtttgaatttgattACCGTGCTCATTTCACGTGCTgctttgatgaaacaaGATGTTAGCAGGGGCAAACTGTTGTCTTCTGTGGAAGTATCCACTTGGAGTGAAGTCTATGATAGGCTATTTACTTCTttagaaacaaaattgaCTGCAATTTTCCCAACACCTGAATATATGCAACACGCCATTTCAGTTTATGAACAGGATTCTACTCAGTATGATCAATCTTACATCTGGCAGTTCCTTGCATCGCTTGCTTTGAGCGGAAAATTGAACCATCAACGTATATTGATTGATGAAGTGAGAGACGAAATTTTCGAAGTCATTTCAAAGGCTGAAGAACTAAATGCCCCTTCTCAACAAGACCCTAAACTGGcttatcaaagaaacaagttCTATCAGGATTTGAACTTGTTCTTGAATGTCATGGGTCTTGTTGCTCGTGATGGTGAAATCACTGAACTGAAGTGATCGATATCGTGCGCCTCCTCTGATCAGCCCCTATCTCGATTGCCACTGTTAACTGTGTGCTACAAATTCGAAATCAAATCTcaaggaaaaaaattgcaaaaaaaagtcaGCTTTATAGTATCTAAGTAATTCTTCTATTTACTATTACAAATGTATCATATTTCCATCTACTAGAACACTTCAATCCTTATGAACGCCGAAAGTGCAATATGTACCGTAAAGCCAAATGATTCGGTTCCTGTTCCTCACCCTGTGTTTCTGTTAAGTTGGAATGTTTAATTTTTGTATTTTGCTAACGTAAACAATTAATTAATTGGAAAATGCAATTCTAAAGGGTTCAGAtataaaaatgaagatgagatgagacAAACGAAGAGGATAAGAAAAGAGTAGAGATAACCAAGGCCGAAATATATCAGGCTAGAACATCACATAACACTCATTGGCTTATTTGATATCATGGCAGAGATTCAGAGTAAAGTTGCGCTGGTTACCAAATTTGTGTTaaaattcttggaagatCAGAACATTATAAATCAATCCTCAGGATTAAGGTGGAAGAATAATTCAGCTAAAAGCGCTACAGTTGTCATTGTTGTCGAACCAGAAACTGCCAgtaaagttttcaaaaagCATCTAAGTGATCTAGAGGTTGTTGCATTGGAAATGGGTAATTCGGAAAAGTGTATGGTGAACATTTGcagtgatgatgatagtTTGGTTCAAGGTATTTTCCAGTATTCTACGTTATTTGGGGAGCAACCATCTTTGAGCTTTCCAATATCGGAATCAGAGATTAACTCACTTTATACTGACGAGGTTTTCAAAATAATTCAGACCAAGTTTAAACTTTTTGCAGGTCTGAGTGGATCTGCACTACGGGAAAGACCATCTCGATCGccaagaattgatgaattgcaatcaaaagataaagatgatattttcaaggAAAGGGTTGAAAGGATGGTAGCTAACCAACCACCAAGGAATCCTCAGATTCCTGGTTTTGATGACGAGTATGAGATACAAACAGGACCAGGCATTCCAAGTTCTGGGGAGTTTGGCGTTCCAGGTTTAGGGCTACCAGTAAGTGGATATGGTGATAACGATTTGTACCCTAATGGGCTGCGGTTCCCACAGGATTTTGATCCACTGAATAGAAATAGTACTAATCAGCAAGGCGGTATGATTTATGATCCATTCAGAGGTACTGGCCCATCACCAAATCCGCAGAGTGGCAACCATGATCCAGGTCAAAATTCCTCCCCAGCTGGCCCACAATTCCCCGGAACTAAATATGACGATCCATACGGTAGAATAAATCGCCAAGGTGGCGGTGGAGGTTTCATTTAGCATTTCTATTGGAAATAAATACATTGTTTAAGTATGTAGAAATAAAATATGTCGTATTGCGTACGAATAGCTATATTCATGTTGCTTCCAGATAAAATATGCTCATCGATGGGACCCGTTAATAGAATATCATTATTGTTATTCGTCTGATTTTGAACTATGCGTATAAACAGCAAGAGTTTTATCCTCTCGTTTGTATATTAACACTTGGACGTTATCGTGTTCCAAGATACCGAATCCATCTTGATCTAGTTCCACCTGCTGTAATTGGAgaacatcttcttttctctcCTTTCCAATTCCCACTGCTTCAATAATTTGACCAGCATCATCAAAAGCTATCATTCCAATGGCATTAGGCACCATTTCAGCCAAATTAAGACTCATGCTAACTTTAGTTTTCGATTGACTTCTAACGAATGAAATGTCAGGATGGGCACTATTTCTGCTGGCCGGACTTATCTTAAGTTGACAATATTTAAATTAGCACTTTCGATATTCATATTATAAAGTAAAGccaaaaataaagaaaataaatataaataaacGGAAGCAAGGGTGTAAATCAGTAAgactttgaaaacattgaCCGGTGTGTTTGTTGGTAGTCCAGACAAGGACTTGAAAAATATCCAATGAGAGCACTATGGCTACTGCTTTTACTTGCAGTTATATTCATGGCTGTGGCTGCTTTTTACTTTGTCAATCGGGTTTTATCGTTCAAACTTTATAAGAACAATTATCCAGCCACCTTATTTGTGCTATTGCTTAATATGTTCCTCTTACTCTCCATCGCATACTTACTTCCATTGGATGTTTTTTGTGCTGCTCAGAGTTCTGGCATTGGGCAACCTAACCCCATCAATTCTACACTCTCTGCAAGGGACGACATATCACCATTATCGTCTGCGCTAGAGACTGCACCAAACTTTCATTTCTTATGGACCTCCTTATATTGGTCGCAATTCGCCATATGCTGGTTTATTTTGCCGGTCTTAATATCATAcgttgaattgaaatatcttTATCCACACGACACAGCTGATTCTTGGAGTTATGTCTTGCGAAGGACAAAAACAGCTCTCTATAAGAATCTAAAGTTTTATGTCTTCTGCGCCCTCGCATTAATTGTTGGGCTTTTATATTTGTTGATCGCTACAAAACATGGCCTCAACGAGGTAAAACCTTTAGTCATTGCCATGTCTCATTTGTATTCTTTGAGCTATACCCTCATACTTCTCTCGAATGGACTAGTAAATTTACCTAAAGCATTATTATTTCAAGTGCAAGATGATAAGAAACTTTTTGTGAAACTCAGTCAAAATAATGAGGATCTAAACGATTCCAAGTTAAGCCTGTTAGAGGTAGCAGAGAAAGTCCTTTCTCTCAACGTTCAAAATGAACCGGATGTCATATTGCAGCAATCAGTCCAAGAATGTCAGATGGAGGTTCAAAGACTCT
Proteins encoded in this window:
- the FUB1 gene encoding Fub1p (weakly similar to uniprot|P25659 Saccharomyces cerevisiae YCR076C) codes for the protein MAEIQSKVALVTKFVLKFLEDQNIINQSSGLRWKNNSAKSATVVIVVEPETASKVFKKHLSDLEVVALEMGNSEKCMVNICSDDDSLVQGIFQYSTLFGEQPSLSFPISESEINSLYTDEVFKIIQTKFKLFAGLSGSALRERPSRSPRIDELQSKDKDDIFKERVERMVANQPPRNPQIPGFDDEYEIQTGPGIPSSGEFGVPGLGLPVSGYGDNDLYPNGLRFPQDFDPLNRNSTNQQGGMIYDPFRGTGPSPNPQSGNHDPGQNSSPAGPQFPGTKYDDPYGRINRQGGGGGFI
- the EGO2 gene encoding Ego2p (similar to uniprot|Q3E830 Saccharomyces cerevisiae YCR075W-A Identified by homology to Ashbya gossypii), which gives rise to MSLNLAEMVPNAIGMIAFDDAGQIIEAVGIGKERKEDVLQLQQVELDQDGFGILEHDNVQVLIYKREDKTLAVYTHSSKSDE
- the RET3 gene encoding coatomer subunit zeta (similar to uniprot|P53600 Saccharomyces cerevisiae YPL010W RET3 Zeta subunit of the coatomer complex (COPI) which coats Golgi-derived transport vesicles involved in retrograde transport between Golgi and ER), with amino-acid sequence MVNLSLYTVKAVLILDGEGRRLYSKYFHPPHEEISADSLASSLKKQKEFESNLFAKTHGQNSDIMISDDLLVIYREYVDVSIYLIGAIDENEIVLQEAFNGFKDSLELILDTGIDKRSVQEHYDMVVLAIDELIDDGIILETDPATIASRVTKPPSKDIPLNIELNEKGLLSAWGFAKSKLAERLQQGL
- the PAT1 gene encoding deadenylation-dependent mRNA-decapping factor PAT1 (similar to uniprot|P25644 Saccharomyces cerevisiae YCR077C PAT1 Topoisomerase II-associated deadenylation-dependent mRNA-decapping factor also required for faithful chromosome transmission maintenance of rDNA locus stability and protection of mRNA 3'-UTRs from trimming functionally linked to Pab1p), whose translation is MSFFGFDATGRKPRERKQQGEEDSLDFEETYQGLGDYEPEEDDLLNDETFGTGADLGTDFDFGYGKGELGAGSGSGRAPAPAPVSYASIANAKMNRQADCKPGFEQSLDMQPMESLWGNSSGNQQQQVQPQAPTQFQAPPQVQQQGAPNVEGLAIQSLDRQQQMAMPPQPGFYGMQPPQNPGYGFIPQGFPQGQYQQFPGQNIPPVIPNQFGNAGFPNQPVNPQEQFQQVPPIMYNQTQGNIAHHMQHPQMAMPPMQNQPPVQPQQPHQQQLPPQYLPQQHQQDQQHQQQHQQQQVFQQPHSVDTAARTQAVRSTQDYEHSNSPTPVPTESEQVPTPPHTPREYRRGPRRFGTQDPLTDEELRRLQIRQSKVDKILRHSGVMTPRDKDFITRYQLSQIVTDDPYNEDFYFQVYKIIQRGVTPSESNKDSIAKAYLEHSGHRLGGRYKRTDVALQRMQSQVEKAVTVAKERPQKSKGGLDNAKEGVLGKISATRNSKAPRKQLQIPTHKEDSPALSSQSSSALDEVSESLQGVDINAKRRRSSYALSSSVDHRTVLSRSGGRKFILSLIETVYEEVLELEAQLRSGQQPDSSKLWEALHVEDHGFDVSPFISILSFDKGIKIMPRIMNFLSREEKIKLFNCFFKELSHLNVIVISSYKTTPLPTKDQLKKMELFQSVFLKIIVSFLSSSAEFLEVMSLLINVIQNNNVSFITTSRIGLNLITVLISRAALMKQDVSRGKLLSSVEVSTWSEVYDRLFTSLETKLTAIFPTPEYMQHAISVYEQDSTQYDQSYIWQFLASLALSGKLNHQRILIDEVRDEIFEVISKAEELNAPSQQDPKLAYQRNKFYQDLNLFLNVMGLVARDGEITELK
- the TAF3 gene encoding Taf3p (similar to uniprot|Q12297 Saccharomyces cerevisiae YPL011C TAF3 TFIID subunit (47 kDa) involved in promoter binding and RNA polymerase II transcription initiation); this encodes MTTDESFYFSLLRISMIHLLRAHGFDRAKMGTVNLFTDLYVRYLELMIQEIRKLTLDRRDLDEEVSLQDITQGMLNIGVFKPMNLLDVYDENPSVAGDEGMQQFKRWLLQDPATTEARVISTPSPDLLKVGDKTSKPLSMIPEYINQLNTSDKKPNDGDDETELVEAMINNGDMDDWIQFMLTSQKLELAKRKSGKLPQDLISLPSIPGLKYSKLSRSRPIITNSCIPVGIEINEDEEGKEESTEDAAEQIVLKRLISKLPIGNPNNKLENIVVSYEDENIDDLLEPLHTEEDQQDYTDIDKTDYDFETSGTGGLTLGNVVTTELDEMEDMQNTFERRASLDFGHAYDI
- the RQC2 gene encoding Rqc2p (similar to uniprot|Q12532 Saccharomyces cerevisiae YPL009C Hypothetical ORF); translated protein: MKQRLSSLDLQLISKELENQIVGFRLRNIYNIADSNRQFLLKFGKPDSKLNVVIDCGLRVHTTDFTRPIPPTPSWFVSKLRSYLKEKRLTAVKQIPNDRIIVFTFADGKYYLVLEFFSAGNVLLLDADQKILLLQRVVDDYSMKVGEFYDMANFAEINQTSTTVPDPKEYFENEIADWLKEADVKAKSTIVPGEAKKGKLKGKASVPSIQKLLFVHAPHLSSDLIQNSLKAIGIDPSSSCLEFKHNVSVLVDLMSSLEVQANKLISTTSTRIGYIVAHKNKLYDPLRDKPELEYTFSNFHPFKPFVGDSTDVKIIEIGGMYNNTVDTFFSTIESNKYASRIQNQDFQAQKKLDEAKNNNETIIKSLLHAQQTNEEKGNILIANANLVEEAKNAVKSLLDQQMDWQSMETLIANEQRKGNKIARIIKLPMDLPNNKITIELPKDGYSEDDSTEHHQSEADYSSNESDVNQSDSSVSSDYSDSDFEELTSSKSKQQSRRKSKITSEKRETVLLTVDLSLSAFANASSYFNAKKATSEKQKKVEKNAEKALKSIQQKIEKDLQKKSKESHDILKAIRTPYFFEKYYWFISSESFLVLMGKSPVETDQLYAKYVNDDDIMVTNAFDVKAWILNPQKTEVPPNTLMQAGTFANSASDAWSKKIASSPWWCFAKNVTKFDDIDGSVLPVGSFRMKQPKAKNMLPPAQLVMGLGLVWKVKTEDSEEKEGEYEQNSDLEASDDDTSHTSQPETNPVDQIDNNVNVISKEINDLGFDVNNFDEVALAGEEATDGYEKLSNSDLSKGEEDFDESKTIATSIVENMNTAVRGKRGKLKKIQKKYFDQDEEERLLRLEALGTLKGIEREKQKKLEEMERAEKREFKKRIRKNQEQTRILQFNKSEKVEVDIPKFLNQLKTGISKDDKIADVIPVYAPWAALTKNKYKVKIQPGTAKKSKSINETLHYFLNRTVDSSEYDKDLDWPREHETIKLIKTLDVVPIICSDKLKISIPGGNDKASSGRSHKSKQSMAKGKKSKK